The Podospora pseudocomata strain CBS 415.72m chromosome 1 map unlocalized CBS415.72m_1, whole genome shotgun sequence genome has a segment encoding these proteins:
- a CDS encoding uncharacterized protein (EggNog:ENOG503P2U3), with amino-acid sequence MAAVYQDIYSEDELSMLLARQLNFNNPLPAQPEQVLEPVAVAAPQPVQAPKIVYISQHYNHSAAHLAKQKEQQQQQQETPARPSSEPPQSEHAAIERVLREYSVDSTNLSPAQFHLFKTVDDPQRMHLIELWRACPPPPQHPSDVDYNSTTSLDQEEALARMRWEQAQQDEMEAELQAQLEHEYQIQMEEQQRQQQQGQRQQEMIISLDGTPLTPVQVGDGRWIQTTAEYGDMEPYMATGYQEELARREYEESARRALLLAEPYEKDMMSGPYSQFGPALVQPGGVIGTGTGGNSEAKRATDPVYKSVGVDWAAIRRREEEYQMSMSEQYGRLMLARGVEDEEDEEML; translated from the coding sequence atGGCGGCAGTATACCAAGACATCTACTCTGAAGACGAGCTCTCCATGCTCCTAGCTCGTCAGTTGAACTTCAACAATCCCTTACCAGCACAACCAGAGCAAGTCCTAGAACCCGTGGCCGTCGCAGCGCCACAACCAGTCCAGGCTCCCAAGATAGTGTACATCTCCCAGCACTACAACCACTCGGCAGCCCACCTGGCCAAACAAAaggagcaacagcaacaacaacaagaaacccCAGCCCGACCCTCCTCGGAGCCCCCCCAAAGCGAACACGCGGCCATCGAACGTGTCCTCCGTGAATACTCGGTCGATtcaaccaacctctcccccgcccaGTTCCACCTCTTCAAAACCGTCGACGACCCCCAACGCATGCACTTGATCGAACTCTGGCGCGCctgccccccacccccccaacacccctcaGATGTTGACTacaactccaccacctccctagACCAGGAAGAAGCACTCGCTCGAATGCGCTGGGAGCAGGCCCAGCAAGACGAAATGGAAGCCGAACTCCAGGCTCAGCTCGAGCACGAGTACCAGATCCAAATGGAGGAGCagcaacgacagcaacaacaagggcaGCGACAGCAGGAAATGATCATCTCGTTGGATGGGACCCCCTTGACGCCAGTTCAGGTGGGAGATGGTAGGTGGATCCAGACGACGGCAGAGTATGGGGATATGGAACCTTACATGGCGACTGGGTAtcaggaggagctggcgagACGTGAGTATGAAGAATCTGCTAGGCGGGCGCTACTTTTGGCTGAGCCATATGAAAAGGACATGATGAGCGGGCCGTACAGCCAGTTTGGGCCTGCGCTCGTCCAACCAGGGGGTGTCATCGGTACTGGGACGGGTGGTAATAGCGAGGCTAAGAGGGCGACGGACCCGGTGTACAAGTCCGTCGGGGTGGACTGGGCGGCAattcggaggagggaggaggagtaccAGATGAGCATGTCGGAGCAGTATGGGAGGTTGATGCTGGctaggggggtggaggatgaggaggatgaggagatgttGTGA
- a CDS encoding uncharacterized protein (EggNog:ENOG503P2DZ) — MSLRTGDRQNMTLKPKMRILQPSLGGREWTTSTSNFSPESINLPQQCYVFLDHDNYPDIGSRRDRALEHFQVPAFVGTKTCFDLNGFFGSQVTYDETSSQKRMIGLTTWFRVLIKMVQKVEEAHDNLPEYATSGEKGYNWFETTYFTRWDYPDKHQVLIVDTPSDFPEQLICLLQKASLSGQINFHDPLAMHTSLIDQIIVYSDISVWRIRDPVRQMEKSRMRTGAIFSEVHEMSRHAIHSSEVLEATIDTLKDLQRCRMMIHDSFPSRPPPMAAATSASREATTPIYLTQTYKDQAIQYAQFQISLLKNLKLRADSNRERLKNEINTAFNNLTMQDNSVLKSIALLTMVFLPATFFSSLFSTTFFNYGDDGEWQVSGKMWIYWVTTLPATILIVILWRVWLGNSDAIVACWKRVKKWTLEDQGWKGLWRGAGNTKEQMVKEEGTEMGHVVGKNVRTF, encoded by the exons ATGTCATTGAGGACCGGTGATAGGCAAAACATGACATTGAAACCAAAAATGAGAATACTCCAGCCCT ccttgggagggagggaatgGACAACAAGCACATCTAATTTTAGCCCCGAAAGT ATCAATCTTCCCCAACAGTGTTATGT CTTCCTAGACCATGACAACTACCCCGACATAGGCTCACGTCGCGACCGAGCTCTAGAGCATTTCCAAGTCCCTGCTTTTGTTGGCACTAAGACCTGTTTTGACCTGAATGGCTTCTTTGGCAGCCAGGTAACCTATGACGAgacctcctcccaaaagCGCATGATCGGACTTA CAACATGGTTCCGCGTCCTCATCAAAATGGTCCAAAAAGTCGAGGAAGCCCATGACAACCTCCCCGAGTATGCCACCAGTGGCGAGAAAGGCTACAATTGGTTCGAAACAACTTATTTTACCCGATGGGACTACCCAGACAAGCACCAGGTTTTAATTGTCGACACACCTTCGGACTTCCCTGAGCAACTTATTTGCCTTCTTCAAAAAGCGTCACTATCGGGGCAAATCAACTTTCACGATCCCTTGGCAATGCACACCAGTCTCATCGATCAGATAATCGTGTATTCCGACATCTCTGTCTGGCGAATCCGAGACCCGGTCCGTCAAATGGAGAAG AGTCGCATGCGAACCGGCGCCATCTTCAGTGAGGTCCACGAGATGTCCCGTCACGCCATCCATTCCTCAGAAGTTCTTGAAGCGACCATTGACACCCTCAAAGACTTGCAAAGATGCCGAATGATGATTCACGACTCTTTCCCAtcccggcctcctcccatgGCAGCAGCCACTTCTGCTTCCAGAGAGGCGACAACCCCAATTTACTTGACACAAACTTACAAAGACCAGGCCATCCAATATGCACAGTTCCAAATCTCTCTACTCAAAAACTTGAAACTACGAGCCGACAGTAACAGGGAACGACTCAAGAATGAGATCAACACG gccttcaacaacctcaccatgCAAGACAACTCGGTGCTCAAGAGCATAGCCCTTCTCACCATGGTCTTCCTCCCAGCAACATTCTTCTCC TCCCTCTTCAGCACAACCTTTTTCAACTACGGCGATGACGGGGAGTGGCAGGTATCGGGGAAAATGTGGATTTATTGggtcaccaccctcccggCGACGATCCTCATTGTTATTCTTTGGAGGGTGTGGCTCGGAAACAGTGATGCTATTGTTGCTTGTTGGAAACGAGTGAAGAAATGGACATTAGAAGAtcaggggtggaaggggttgtggaggggggctGGGAACACGAAGGAGCAgatggtgaaggaggagggcacGGAGATGGGTCATGTTGTTGGTAAAAATGTTCGTACTTTTTGA
- a CDS encoding uncharacterized protein (EggNog:ENOG503PH03), protein MTSTSTPPNLPNYSKSYLPKRAQIPPLKVYPPPQLPEPHNELLPLSYELHQDNTPKKRVLLLIPTMNADKGQLMETQLRKRLPHNTEIYCLGFEGASSGVGEQPYNEAGMTGAFNRIDRGMILNRVSPQIIELVVKRRITTIIYAAIESFITRPGWPPARPGEGAIKEPVDYAYIVLYNPVTGVVKTGVSEGVEVPRAYFKEAQKYGFSDPVNEDLIKTFGGEKGQREVPEEAVGNHGKVTVGEIMAANIRDLDKRNWQKLLTNEKACRYRLIEDTLEKMDIPW, encoded by the coding sequence ATGACCTCTACATCtacaccacccaacctccccaactaCTCCAAAAGTTATCTCCCCAAGAGAGCGCAAATCCCCCCTCTCAAAGTctacccacctccccagctcccagaGCCGCACAATGAACTCCTCCCGCTCAGCTACGAGCTCCACCAAGACAACACTCCGAAAAAACGCGTCCTGCTCCTCATCCCAACCATGAACGCCGACAAAGGCCAGCTCATGGAAACCCAGCTCCGGAAGCGTCTCCCACATAACACCGAAATCTACTGCCTTGGCTTCGAGGGCGCGTCCTCAGGCGTGGGTGAGCAGCCCTACAACGAAGCGGGAATGACCGGGGCGTTCAACAGGATTGACCGTGGCATGATCCTGAACCGAGTAAGTCCTCAGATAATCGAGTTGGTTGTCAAGCGCCGTATCACGACCATCATCTACGCGGCTATCGAGAGCTTTATTACTAGGCCTGGTTGGCCCCCTGCTAGACCTGGGGAGGGCGCTATCAAGGAGCCGGTGGATTACGCTTATATTGTGTTGTACAACCCCGTGACGGGTGTGGTGAAGACGGGGGTGTccgagggggtggaggtgccgaGGGCGTATTTTAAGGAGGCGCAAAAGTACGGGTTTAGTGACCCGGTTAATGAGGACTTGATCAAGAcgtttgggggggagaaggggcagAGGGAGGTGCCTGAGGAGGCTGTGGGGAACCATGGGAAGGTTACGGTCGGGGAGATTATGGCGGCGAATATTCGGGATCTGGACAAGAGGAACTGGCAGAAGCTTCTGACGAATGAAAAGGCATGCCGGTATAGGTTGATAGAGGATacgttggagaagatggataTTCCGTGGTAA